The genomic stretch TGTTGTCTTTATTTTCATCATTAAAGTAAATGGTGATTGGGCCATCCATGCCATAGACCTTAGTTTCAGCCTTACGGGTTTTGACATCGTTGAGAATGTCTAGCAAGTCGCCAGGAATAAACGCCCAGCTTTCTGTAACCCGATTTCCTTCGTCTTTAAACATGTGTAGGCTGCCAGCATTGGTTCCCACTAAAATACGCACATCACCGTTACCATAATCCATGGTTACTGGCTTTGAATGCAGCGGATCGGCAAAAATGTCTTTGCGTCTATCTGAAGTGGAGCCATCACCATCTTCATCATCAACGTCGATACCCAGTGCCCAGTTGATTACTTCTTTAAGCTCGGCTTTCGACGCACCATTCATGCCCATCTTTTTGGCTAGTTTTTTTCTGTTTCCATAGGCGTTTCGAGCATTTCTGAATGAAAAGGTTTGTAAACTGCCGCTATCAAAGTCAGAAATGACGTTCCGAGTCAACTGCTCTTCTAGCGCGTAATTCACACCACCCTCTTCAATATTATTGCCATCTTTGGAGCCAGGCTCTGACCAGTAAGTGGTAATGTTTTTATCTATCGCTCCGTCATTGTTTATCGCTTTAGTTTTTTCTTGGCCAACTATTTCAGTTCCTTTGAGTTTTAGTTTTTTGAGGTTGCCAAGCCAGCGAGTGTGTGTTTCGGGTTTAAATTGAGTGTAATAAAGGTTGTCACCCGTTTGTGTCTGGTCATCTGCATTAGCAGATACGGTAGGAGATGTAAAACTTGCGCTTTCTTCTCGTATGGTCGTAACTGCAATTTCAAGCTTTTCAGCCAGATCATTGGCTGTATTAGCATGATAGTACTTACCGCCTCCTTTTTCTTCAGCGGTCAGTTTTAACAGTTCTCTGCCTGTACTAGACATACCATTACCAAAGCCTATGGTGAAAACTCGAGCAAAGTCTTCTTCGTCAGGCGTTGCATCATAAAGGTCAACTTTTTTTCGTGAATTGCCATACATTAACTCAGCAAGTGCTGGTAAGTAATTCTTTGTTACTCCAGAGCCTTGATTAAGGTCAAAATAGTCAGGCTGTGTACCAAAAACGTCTTTGTATTCGGACACAATATCACTGTTTGATCCGGTGTCATTGGTTGGGTCACCATCGGTCATCAAGATTAAATTAATCGATCTATCACAACGAGCTTTCTCACCTGGATCGCGTTTAAAGCCAGAAATGTAACTATTGCCTTGTTCTATACTTTTATCTCTGTCATTTCCACCATTTGTGCCCCACTTTACTTTTCCTCCTTTGAGATAATTGTACAGTTCCCATAATGTTTCTGATAAAGGTGTAGCACCTGAAGCAGGTAGGTTATCTATTTTGTTATTGATCTCACTGTTGTTACTGCCTATTCCATTTAATATGTAGCCACCAGAAGATGAATATAACCTAGAGAGGCCAAATGAAATATCATCATTATTATTAACCAACCCTTTTATGGCGTTTTTTGCCACAGTTAAACGACTATCAGAGCAAATTCCTTCCCGGAATATGCCATTTTCATCGTATTGATAGCACTTATTGCGCCATGTTGATTTAAAACACTGAGCTCTATAGTAGTAACGCCTGTTTCGTGCGTAGCATTGCCTACCAGTTTGCGAATCCCATTGCATACTGCCTGAGGTGTCAAACAATATCATCACTCTAGGTTTCTCATCTGTGGTTACATTATGCTTAACATACAGTTCGATATCCTCAGCGTACGTTGGCTGAGAAACCATGGCGATTAAGGCCAACAATAACCATAACTTTTTCATCTTATTTACCCGCCGTTGCACTGACTAACTCTTGTCCGACACCCATCACGATAGTGACATTATGACGGCCTTTATCACCGTAATTGACGGTGGCTGTCACCTCCGTCATATTGCAAACAACCCCACTGGTGTACGCAAACTGCCTTGGGCAATAAAGCTGCAGCTCGCCGTTGTTAAGGTTCTTTACTACCGCCGTTACTCCGTTGTCTGCAGCCACAGGCTCTCCCCCCTCAGGGATCTGCTCGCGGGGTAATAAAAACACGCTATTGGTCGCCAGCTGCTGCTGTTGTTGAATAATTCGTTGCACCTCACCATAAAGCAAATTTTCTGCCTCTTCGCGCTCCATCACCGCATGGGTCATTTTGATGTCTAAGGTACTGCTACTCATGAGCGTGACGGCGACGGCCATAATGGCTACTACCATCACCATCGACATTATCAGTACCACACCGCGCTGTTTTAAATGCTCCATGATGAATCTCCCATGTTGTACATCGAAACTGTGGTGGTAAATACCGTGCGGCGAAAGCTGTCAGTAAAGGTAAAGGTACGCTCGGTGTCTGCGGCATTGTCATTGCCTAAGATGTAAGTTCTACTTTTCACCCCAAAGCTGGGATCAGGCTCCAGCGCTCTCACCAAGACAAACATCTGCAGTGATAATATTCCCCGAGTATTGCCCCAGTCACCCAGTGACATACTGTTAGTATTTCTGTATTGATCGATACGACCGTCGTAATCGGTATCTAAGCCATACACAAAGCGTATTCTTTCCACTCCCTCAATCACTAACTCATCGCTCATGCCACCGACTCTTAAACGTTGGCGCCGTAATACGGGAATGGTTAAAGAACGGTTATTGATCATCTGAGTTTCTTCAC from Pseudoalteromonas sp. UG3-2 encodes the following:
- a CDS encoding pilus assembly protein: MKKLWLLLALIAMVSQPTYAEDIELYVKHNVTTDEKPRVMILFDTSGSMQWDSQTGRQCYARNRRYYYRAQCFKSTWRNKCYQYDENGIFREGICSDSRLTVAKNAIKGLVNNNDDISFGLSRLYSSSGGYILNGIGSNNSEINNKIDNLPASGATPLSETLWELYNYLKGGKVKWGTNGGNDRDKSIEQGNSYISGFKRDPGEKARCDRSINLILMTDGDPTNDTGSNSDIVSEYKDVFGTQPDYFDLNQGSGVTKNYLPALAELMYGNSRKKVDLYDATPDEEDFARVFTIGFGNGMSSTGRELLKLTAEEKGGGKYYHANTANDLAEKLEIAVTTIREESASFTSPTVSANADDQTQTGDNLYYTQFKPETHTRWLGNLKKLKLKGTEIVGQEKTKAINNDGAIDKNITTYWSEPGSKDGNNIEEGGVNYALEEQLTRNVISDFDSGSLQTFSFRNARNAYGNRKKLAKKMGMNGASKAELKEVINWALGIDVDDEDGDGSTSDRRKDIFADPLHSKPVTMDYGNGDVRILVGTNAGSLHMFKDEGNRVTESWAFIPGDLLDILNDVKTRKAETKVYGMDGPITIYFNDENKDNKIDQGEQVWAFAGMRRGGNKYYGFDITNPDSPKLLWNGPISGDSDKFKNLGQTWSKPVVTFLEKSKERPVVIFGAGYNTNKDNVSRSEDGSVGVGFYAVDILSENAKIVWSLTGEEFKGKHSIVASPTLTDSDYDGFTDRIYLADTGGSIWRVDIPGPDENSTEEPWTHFELARLGSNLANQDRRFFYQPTVARTFFSKVTEIEDPNDKQSTVKVRKDTPFDAIVIGSGNRAKPTDSSVNDYLFMLRDINTKTQSFVSDIPEPILIGDLMEMKTDPFGNAASSLENFIELEVELAQFKGWKYQLSTGEKSLSASTVVGGVAYFTSFTPADQTTQQCTLTGGKGQLYALHMHYGTGTKYITAQDIPDTPTIVVRKGDDGKTKIYIPGPGIEVDGDSSGDGAPAGNPLLPKGIAGSIPVVDPETGKVRLFREYGISIKTRQLYIYKREFSDEKTKPEKAKNSNK
- a CDS encoding pilus assembly PilX family protein, which produces MEHLKQRGVVLIMSMVMVVAIMAVAVTLMSSSTLDIKMTHAVMEREEAENLLYGEVQRIIQQQQQLATNSVFLLPREQIPEGGEPVAADNGVTAVVKNLNNGELQLYCPRQFAYTSGVVCNMTEVTATVNYGDKGRHNVTIVMGVGQELVSATAGK